The following coding sequences lie in one Aricia agestis chromosome 10, ilAriAges1.1, whole genome shotgun sequence genomic window:
- the LOC121730908 gene encoding bifunctional peptidase and arginyl-hydroxylase JMJD5 translates to MSENILEEVINYVPVVVSSLGEITDLDVSCESIILKFLSDPNKIDSSGVVQIQAVIDYMHERMNIGNWREVPLYIRKTLTIATYLRLLSHVKLATDVGEEMLKEYFKIVDFGLLFGAPLDKEPMLLQKCSACVSSLYNSKPINTPIDVNERKEPEYDFKKLNYISLDVISCPSMESFYRDYILPDKPVILDNCMKHWPALQKWKDPNYFINVAGPRTVPIEIGKQYTDSNWTQKLVTVEEFINTYIYEKIGIAYLAQYQLFHHIPELKRDIIEPEYCCFSDSNEPVDVMAWFGPKGTVSPLHHDQKKNLLSQVVGQKLIFLMSPDDSKFLYPHESELLHNTSKVDPRNPDYDTYPEFKNAKTYYCTLKEGQMLYIPPKWWHFVESLSVSFSVSFWWS, encoded by the coding sequence ATGAGTGAAAATATTTTAGAGGAAGTGATTAATTATGTGCCTGTTGTTGTGTCGAGCCTCGGAGAAATAACAGACCTCGACGTGAGTTGTGAGTCTATAATTCTAAAGTTTTTATCGGACCCAAATAAAATAGACTCCTCCGGCGTGGTACAAATTCAAGCTGTTATAGATTATATGCATGAACGAATGAATATTGGCAACTGGCGAGAGGTACCTTTGTACATAAGAAAAACCCTAACTATTGCAACATATTTAAGGTTGTTATCACATGTTAAATTAGCTACTGATGTGGGTGAGGAAATGTTAAAAGAATACTTCAAAATTGTAGACTTTGGACTTCTATTTGGAGCTCCTCTTGATAAAGAACCTATGCTACTTCAGAAGTGTTCTGCCTGTGTTAGCTCACTCTACAATAGTAAGCCAATCAACACTCCCATAGATGTGAATGAAAGAAAGGAACCTGAgtatgattttaaaaaattaaattatataagctTAGATGTCATTAGCTGTCCTagtatggaatccttttatagAGACTACATCTTACCAGATAAACCAGTCATATTAGACAATTGCATGAAACATTGGCCAGCATTACAAAAATGGAAGGACCCCAATTATTTTATCAATGTTGCGGGACCAAGAACTGTTCCTATAGAAATAGGGAAACAGTACACTGATAGTAATTGGACTCAAAAGTTGGTGACTGTAgaagaatttataaatacatacatttatGAGAAAATTGGTATCGCTTACTTGGCACAATACCAACTCTTCCATCATATTCCAGAACTAAAAAGAGATATAATTGAACCAGAATACTGCTGTTTCTCCGATTCTAATGAACCAGTTGATGTCATGGCTTGGTTTGGACCTAAGGGCACAGTGTCACCCTTGCATCAtgatcaaaagaaaaatttactATCTCAAGTTGTGGgccaaaaattaatatttcttatGTCACCTGATGATTCAAAATTTTTATACCCCCATGAGAGTgaattattacataatacatcaAAAGTGGATCCAAGAAATCCAGATTATGATACTTATCCTGAGTTTAAGAAtgcaaaaacatattattgtacttTAAAAGAGGGCCAAATGTTGTATATTCCACCCAAATGGTGGCATTTTGTTGAATCTTTGTCAGTTAGTTTCTCTGTAAGTTTTTGGTGGagttga
- the LOC121730907 gene encoding isovaleryl-CoA dehydrogenase, mitochondrial: MALRIRVKSFIDRGVNELSRRCMGHYPIDEHIFGLTPEQQQLRQSVFDFAQKELAPKAAEIDKENNFKELREFWKKLGNLGVLGITADPEYGGTGGKYTDHCVIMEELSRASGSIALSYGAHSNLCVNQINRNGTHEQKSKYLPKLCSGEHMGALAMSEPGSGSDVVSMKLRAEKKGDYYLLNGNKFWITNGPDADVLVVYARTDSTSKPQHGITAFLIEKGFPGFSTAQKLDKLGMRGSNTGELVFEDCKVPASNVLGEVNKGVYVLMSGLDLERLVLAAGPVGLMQAAIDNAFGYAHTRKQFGKRIGEFQLLQGKMADMYTTLSASRSYLYSVSRACDEGHVNSKDCAGVILYCAEKATQVALDAIQILGGNGYINDYPTGRILRDAKLYEIGAGTSEVRRMLIGKSLNNEYK, encoded by the exons ATGGCTCTTAGGATTCGTGTGAAGAGTTTCATAGACAGGGGCGTTAATGAGTTGTCCAGGAGGTGTATGGGACATTATCCCATAGATGAACATATTTTTGGATTGACTCCTGAACAACAACAG TTGCGGCAAAGTGTGTTTGACTTTGCTCAAAAAGAACTAGCTCCCAAAGCTGCAGAAATAGACAAAGAAAACAATTTTAAAGAGCTCAGGGAGTTTTGGAAGAAACTCGGCAATTTAGGTGTCTTAG GTATAACCGCAGACCCCGAGTATGGCGGGACAGGCGGCAAATACACCGACCACTGTGTCATTATGGAGGAGTTATCAAGAGCTAGTGGCTCCATAGCCCTGTCCTACGGCGCTCACTCCAACCTGTGCGTCAATCAGATCAATAGGAATGGAACGCATGAGCAGAAGAGCAAATACTTGCCTAAA CTGTGTTCAGGCGAGCACATGGGAGCCTTGGCAATGTCAGAGCCGGGTTCGGGCAGCGACGTCGTCTCTATGAAGTTGAGAGCTGAGAAGAAGGGCGACTATTACTTGCTAAACGGCAACAAGTTCTGGATCACCAATGGCCCGGACGCTGATGTTTTAGTG GTATACGCAAGAACCGATTCCACTAGTAAGCCGCAGCATGGTATCACAGCGTTTTTGATAGAAAAAGGTTTCCCGGGTTTCTCCACAGCACAGAAGTTAGACAAACTCGGAATGCGAGGTTCTAATACCGGTGAACTCGTGTTTGAAGATTGTAAG GTACCAGCATCAAACGTCCTAGGCGAAGTAAACAAAGGCGTTTATGTGTTAATGTCAGGTCTAGACTTGGAGAGGCTTGTGTTAGCGGCTGGCCCTGTTGGACTCATGCAAGCCGCTATAGACAACGCCTTTGGTTATGCCCATACTAGAAAACAGTTTGGAAAACGGATTGGAGAGTTTCAGTTGTTGCAG GGCAAAATGGCTGACATGTACACCACTCTAAGCGCGAGCCGCTCGTACCTATACAGCGTGTCGCGCGCTTGTGATGAAGGCCACGTCAATAGCAAAGACTGCGCTGGTGTCATACTGTACTGCGCGGAGAAAGCTACACAGGTTGCGCTGGACGCTATACAGATTTTAG gAGGTAATGGCTACATAAACGATTACCCAACTGGAAGAATACTCAGAGATGCTAAATTGTATGAAATTGGAGCTGGAACTTCAGAGGTCAGAAGAATGTTGATTGGAAAATCACTGAACAatgaatacaaataa